The sequence ataaaaataaaaataaaaatattaattattattaaatttttataaaataattttaggTTACTTACTTAGAAGTCGGATCATTAGTTGGTCACAACGGTTTTGTCACCTCTATTGCCGTTTCACCAGAAAACCCAGATACCATCATTTCATCATCACGTGATAAGACTGTTATGGTATGGCAATTAACCCCAACTGATGCCACCTCACCAGGTAAAGCCCACAGATCACTCAAGGGTCACTCACACTTTGTTCAAGATGTTGTCATTTCCCACGACGGTCAATTCGCCTTATCAGGTTCATGGGATAATACCTTAAGATTATGGGATATCACCAAAGGTGTTTCAACCCGTCTCTTCAAAGGTCACACTCAAGATGTTATGTCTGTTGCCTTCTCATCAGACAACCGTCAAATCATTTCAGGTTCACGTGATGCCACCATCAAAGTTTGGAACACCCTCGGTGAATGTAAATTCACTTTAGAAGGTCCAGAAGCTCATCAAGATTGGGTTTCATGTATCAGATTCTCACCAAACACCCCAACCATCGTTTCAGGTTCATGGGATAACAAAGTTAAGATCTGGGATATCAAGAGCTTCAAATGCAACCACACCTTAACTGACCATACCGGTTACGTCAACACTGTCACCATCTCTCCAGACGGTTCATTATGTGCCTCTGGTGGTAAAGATACCTTTGCTTGTCTCTGGGAATTATCATCTGGTAAACCATTATACAAATTAGAAGCTCGTAACACCATCAATGCTCTTGCTTTCTCACCAAACAAATATTGGTTATCTGCTGCCACTGATGacaaaatcatcatttgGGATCTCCTCACCAAACAAGTTCTCGCTGAAATCGTCCCAGAAGTCAAAGAACAAGCTTTCGActcaaagaaaaagaaagaatcaaaaccaaaagcACCAGCTTGTCTCTCCCTCGCTTGGTCTGCTGATGGTTCAGTCTTATATGCTGGTTACAATGATGGTTTAATCCGTGTTTACAAATCATCATcccaataaattttttaattaaaatttcaaaaaaaaaaaataataatgtgtgtttttatttctttttttaatttttttatttatttatttattttttttctttaaatctaattaaacacaatttttaatatttttttaatttcctatgttcaattttttttttttttattattatttttttaataaattgttgTGATATCTGTTTGCTGGAATGggaaaacttttttttttattttattatttttattttatttttttttttttttattttttcctttttgcAATCAAgagaattaatttaaaaaagataatttaaataataaaaatggtagGACATTCAACATATATCTTAGAATCAATCTATGTAGATCAagttaataatattcaaatacTGGTGGTTTAACAAAGaagtatttgaaaaaatggaCATTTTGaaagaatttcaaaatataatgaaaTCTCACTACGAATTAGTTGAACTAAAAAAGAATTgagaaaaatgaaattataattctctttttattttctaaattaaataaaattaaataaaaaaaaataaaaataaaaataaacaaaatatttggataaaattaataaattaaatttaaactttcctttttttattatttttttttttacttttttatttttttttaaaaatttaaatccaattaaaattctaaaatatttttaaatatattctaatttttaatatttttttaattttgtataatttatttttttaaatctttatttttttatttttttattttttctttttattttctggAAACATTTTAGAAATATCTGTTGGTTGAAAGAAATtggaaactttttttttttttttttttttttttttctatataaagggaattaattaaatatttttaatttttgctaatcaaaaaacaatatatttaaaaatagataatttaaataataaaaatggtagAACAATCAACATCCACCTTAGAATCATACTATGAAGATCAAGTTAGTAATCTTCAAATGGCAAAATCCAGTGGTATACAAAAAGaagtaattgaaaaaatgtttaatttgAAAGAATTTCAAAGTATAATGAAATCTCACTACGAATTAGTtgaacaaaaaaagaaattagaaaaatgaagaattataattctctctttttatttttcaaaacttataaactaaataaataaacaaaaacatGTTtggttaaaattaattaaatttaaattttcctttttttttatttttttttgtttttccataaaatattaatttaatctaACCCCACtgctatttttataatttgcatattttttttttttttactctaatttttttttaaaacatttttttttttttttttttaaatttttttttttaaaaattttattttaaaaatattgatgattGCGATCTGAATGGCTAAATCACACACTGGTGaataacaaaaaattaaatttagaattgggtggcaaaaataataaaaaaaaaaaataaaaaaggatttCAATATTTGCAAAAGTTTGGGAAAAGcatcaataccaataattcaaattatttcatcctaaaagttttttaaaataattataaaaaaaaaaaaaaaaaaaaaaaaaccttttaattcatttttttttaattttttttatttttccacaATAtaacaacttttttttttttttttttttttttttttaattttttttaattttttttttaatacatatAACAATTACCAACACAACAGATAAAACAATAACCATTCGAATAATTATAcatataaagtttttttatttttttttttatttgtataatatattaatggttcacaaaaataaataataataataataataataataataataataataataataataataataataataataataataataataataataataagaataataaagataaaaaagattatttaaaaaaaaaaagaaacaattaaatcaacattattttattattattcaagtaaatttattggtttttttaatgttgtaaattcaaatacaaaaaaaaaaaaataaaaaaaaaaaaaaaaataaaaaaataataattataataaaaataatttaataaataaatataaaatcataataaaaaaaaaaacagaagcctttcattattttcactttttttttttttttttacttgaaATTTCAAGGGCTTGCTACAATTTTTTTGGGAGAGTCGTATCGAAAAGCtcaaattcatttttcaatttttcagCCTTATCGTTTTTATAAGCGGAATTGCAACCATTACCAACAACtgtaaaaatattcaaaattataaaaaaataaaaaaaaaaaaatcaacactttgtacaaaaaaaaaaaaaaaacaaaaaattatcacATTGCATTAATCACAACAACCTTTGTAAATAGTATCACACCCACCCCACAATACACACACGCACATCACCAATTTCACCATCAATTTCACCATTAATTTCACCATCAATTTCAccactttattattaaaattagtatataaaatttcaatcgatcaaaattaaaatagtcaattaaaaaagaaaataaaaataaaaaacatatatataatatcAAATGTCTTCAAAATATTGTATAAATGGGACAATAGATCCATCAACAACAGAGGAATTTGAAGGAGTTATAGTAGATATGAATATTGGAGGAGTATTACTaggtatttttttattagttggCTGTTGTTTTTCGATTATACCACAACAcataaaaattgtaaaaactAAATCAGTAGTGGGATTAAGTTTCCTTTGGATGTTTTTAGGtaatataaatcaatttagTGGTTTTATAAATATGTGTAAGTTTCAGTGgtaccaaatttaaataataataataatcataattataagaattttaaattaataataattcaatt comes from Dictyostelium discoideum AX4 chromosome 2 chromosome, whole genome shotgun sequence and encodes:
- the gpbB gene encoding hypothetical protein (G beta like protein~Guanine nucleotide-binding protein beta subunit-like protein~TRANS-SIALIDASE. 6/101) yields the protein MEQQKAPQVTYLEVGSLVGHNGFVTSIAVSPENPDTIISSSRDKTVMVWQLTPTDATSPGKAHRSLKGHSHFVQDVVISHDGQFALSGSWDNTLRLWDITKGVSTRLFKGHTQDVMSVAFSSDNRQIISGSRDATIKVWNTLGECKFTLEGPEAHQDWVSCIRFSPNTPTIVSGSWDNKVKIWDIKSFKCNHTLTDHTGYVNTVTISPDGSLCASGGKDTFACLWELSSGKPLYKLEARNTINALAFSPNKYWLSAATDDKIIIWDLLTKQVLAEIVPEVKEQAFDSKKKKESKPKAPACLSLAWSADGSVLYAGYNDGLIRVYKSSSQ